One genomic window of Daphnia pulex isolate KAP4 chromosome 12, ASM2113471v1 includes the following:
- the LOC124208913 gene encoding uncharacterized protein LOC124208913: MDNISLLGIFKGELIELFFLPSVDENPTNGDHKIPERELFQYLLKQNTQSSILREIDHESKIIEVETDRQRGKSIKNEPFHTFVIFKTEKVWWSLEKTAKDAVVLQRFRDKNEVKNKFKETEILAEKLEGKGCMRELLTFLWIHMIIDVKYQRHLSRCESFIPLIMRKITKIGYKYEKDFTYSTLSAEEKNPELSDLMDFLLNVSDWHPLVVATYLGDTVLLDRLKQDGKYNINGVYNNLTLLNLAILFDKTEMVQHFLQKTNADPTRCDEKGRNALHTVAKFNREKEIVNSLLKVKKINIDQCDATGTTALNHAIIASNTTVVRYLLHYGANPKKQDQIGRWPLNVAASYATDPIIIDLLLDNKEIIDVDDCDKFGVTALHHAAMASNNKMASHLLAKGADINRRDKHGVTPLHVAAFFAKDMKLIDLFLDNKKVDLHYCDELGQNVIAYAQKNTYGMRKEIIDRVSKIDYGVIKEYSLMKMAKSEMHTPIWKRIVCFCQHLSALIAPLMKNYKLKLFYVPFSDLKPGKGIEISESVLIRNIADKRSIKQVNISKSEICNTTKLLGDLNVHLNITQLKICQSNGNNSVANLIKAFHSFIIFRTTSDKDGVHWWSLDKKADYIVLQRSRNKDAVKNKFGSQERKNVKCNIQDLVEKCSIKDLLTILWIHQVMQEFNLNKSSNSQSFVTFVSKAITVRDNKEHQSDETLDLIQTLSSGVSKWHPLFLPIYLENTNLFGRIKELTNCDYFNDKLSPLNLAIAIPCEAKMIRHLLEKDDPTNRDVSGRNALEIAAIYAENTEVLDLLLTHENVKIGGCDESWRTALHFAAASSNAIAAGRLIERGADPNLLDSHGRCPLHLAAFFAKDIDIVDVFLNDKQVRVNSLDNDGRNALYYAEYNQHGLTKEIVNRLKENGIAEKKRSTSNNAPPLEVGIQEYSNPELDKFLTHGKVESKNGGKRKKKLSDPLHTATQQSCKSTHILLGKSVNSYKKQIKKTLNIFFVSVLATFCFAYMNKSEIVRLIATLSPNTFIAIFEDQSKQLVFKTNANQRSSWSDYLFKTKPYNGFSDNSYSMTIKDELNSDDRASKMIGEWLSYFYDHTITIIEWLLTQECGLLVLCVAVCFVMFQWQFNFNGKGLFGGKYKKMWLFVPEADKKPKEKHEISEAALFRFLLNEETLQQFGEAEIPEMLGILKDIDKNSKITQVETHQSSMGPATDFLQAFHVFIVFKTTSEIDGEYWYSLEKNTKHIVLQQSRNKEDVKDKLEGEPRKRVKLIREDLEGKGSIKDLFAILLKHEVIQELYNVAGSNCQSFVSFTSKQMTAEKGYKYKGYKYLASYERTCNNQYTQNLQLINSLTGVTGWPPLFIFVYLENTYGFDKVMRNGKYDINALHGGITPLQFAIRLDKTNMVKHLLKDPINADPTTRDSKFGWNALHVAVTYTLKTEIIDLLLAHPKVNVDDVDGDGLAALHRAALVSNVIAVKKLLEKGANPNIGDKWGYSPLHVAASFGKRTEIIDLILQAQNHVDDDKAPDGSTALHYAAMESNEITAEHLIEKGADLYCRNNNGDTPLHVAVAGAKDMQIIDFFLRKMKDKDMLYQYIKAGKLLYHAYSNKNLLGAEIAARLKAIDRIQKPQSWADKILEVGLLRRRVFAKCVKLLLEFFKEKEVTNSSSCFTPLDRLQIENAKNDQEIDENLKEGKFDINSRDQNGDTPLFWAIRANKVEKVKILLERGADPTKLNNEGLTPFQVAVTQNKHSEILDLLLEDEDVDINDGGISGYTLLHWAMATSNVTVVDFLLSRGANPNVAGQNGATPLHMAAYCADKTDVLDLILKTKQVDINRRDKNGQTALHYAVRGYRVDNVGYLLENGANPAIRDENGYTPVHLVAAAVNKDSAILDLFRSNGKKTEIDERDNAEDLGIVELPPSQKDAANVDSLDNSGVQQHIQGQSEEMSSPLQDATQIGKPCDESKLKSP, from the exons ATGGACAACATTTCGCTACTTGGAATCTTTAAGGGTGAGCTTATTGAGCTTTTCTTCTTACCTTCTGTCGACGAAAATCCCACGAATGGCGATCACAAAATACCCGAGCGTGaactatttcaatatttactCAAACAAAATACACAATCATCCATTCTAAGAGAAATCGACCACGAATCCAAGATAATCGAAGTGGAAACTGATCGGCAAAGGGGTAAGTCTATTAAAAATGAACCTTTCCACACTTTCGTCATcttcaaaactgaaaaagtctGGTGGTCCTTAGAAAAGACCGCGAAAGACGCAGTCGTTTTGCAACGATTCCGCGACAAAAATGAAGTCAAGAACAAGTTTAAAGAAACTGAAATTCTTGCCGAAAAACTGGAGGGAAAAGGTTGCATGAGAGAgttgttaacatttttatggATTCACATGATTATAGATGTCAAATACCAACGTCATTTATCTCGCTGCGAGTCATTCATCCCGTTGATTATGagaaaaatcacgaaaatcgGTTACAAATACGAGAAAGATTTCACTTATTCTACTTTGTCTGCTGAAGAAAAGAACCCCGAATTATCAGATTTAATGGATTTCCTTTTAAATGTTTCCGATTGGCATCCGCTTGTCGTTGCAACTTATTTGGGAGACACGGTATTACTCGACAGATTAAAGCAAGACGGAAAGTACAACATCAACGGCGTGTACAACAACTTGACTCTGCTCAACCTGGCCATTCTTTTTGATAAAACTGAAATGGTTCAACATTTCCTACAAAAAACCAACGCCGATCCCACTAGATGCGACGAAAAAGGAAGGAACGCACTTCACACGGTGGCCAAATTCAACCgggaaaaggaaattgttaacTCATTATtaaaagttaagaaaattaatatCGATCAATGTGATGCAACTGGAACGACAGCCCTCAATCACGCAATCATTGCATCCAACACCACAGTCGTTCGTTACTTATTACATTACGGCGCAAATCCCAAAAAACAGGACCAGATTGGCCGTTGGCCACTTAATGTGGCGGCATCCTACGCCACAGACCCGATAATCATCGATCTATTACTTGATAATAAGGAAATAATTGACGTTGATGATTGCGACAAATTCGGCGTTACCGCCCTTCATCACGCCGCCATGgcgtcaaataataaaatggcaAGTCACCTGTTGGCAAAGGGCGCCGACATCAACCGACGTGACAAGCACGGTGTTACTCCACTTCACGTGGCTGCATTCTTTGCAAAGGACATGAAATTGATCGATTTGTTTCTTGACAATAAAAAGGTTGATCTACACTATTGCGACGAACTTGGGCAAAATGTCATCGCCTACGCCCAGAAAAACACCTACGGAATGcgaaaagaaattattgatCGCGTGAGTAAAATAGACTACGGAGTAATCAAAGAATACAGTTTAATGAAAATGGCCAAGTCTGAAATGCACACCCCCATCTGGAAAAGAATCGTTTGTTTTTGCCAGCACCTTTCAGCCTTAATCGCTCCACTTATGAAAAACtacaaattaaaacttttctACGTTCCTTTTTCCGACCTCAAACCCGGAAAGGGCATCGAAATATCTGAATCTGTGTTGATTCGGAACATAGCCGACAAAAGAAGTATTAAACAAGTGAATATTTCCAAGTCTGAAATATGTAATACAACGAAACTTTTAGGTGACCTCAATGTCCATTTAAACATCACACAACTTAAAATTTGCCAAAGTAATGGCAACAATTCGGTGGCGAATTTAATTAAAGCTTTTCactctttcatcatttttcgaACGACCAGTGACAAGGACGGAGTACACTGGTGGTCTTTGGACAAGAAGGCGGATTACATCGTCCTGCAACGATCCCGCAACAAGGACGCCGTCAAAAACAAGTTTGGGAGCCAAGAGCGAAAGAATGTCAAATGCAATATTCAAGACTTGGTAGAAAAATGTTCAATCAAGGACCTTTTAACAATCCTTTGGATCCATCAAGTCATGCAAGAATTCAACCTAAACAAAAGTTCAAACAGTCAATCCTTCGTCACTTTTGTCAGCAAAGCCATCACGGTGAGAGACAACAAGGAACATCAAAGTGACGAAACGTTGGATTTAATTCAAACTCTTTCATCAGGTGTATCTAAATGGCATCCATTATTCCTTCccatttatttagaaaataccAACCTGTTTGGCAGAATCAAGGAATTGACAAATTGCGACTATTTCAATGACAAACTCAGCCCGCTAAACTTGGCAATTGCAATTCCTTGCGAGGCAAAAATGATTCGACATCTTTTAGAAAAAGACGATCCCACGAATCGCGATGTGTCGGGGAGAAATGCACTTGAAATAGCAGCCATCTACGCAGAAAACACGGAGGTATTGGATTTACTCTTAACACACGAAAACGTGAAAATTGGCGGATGCGACGAATCCTGGAGAACTGCCCTACATTTCGCCGCCGCTTCATCCAATGCCATCGCTGCCGGACGTTTAATCGAAAGGGGCGCAGATCCCAACCTATTGGACAGCCATGGCCGTTGTCCACTTCATCTGGCGGCATTCTTTGCCAAGGACATTGACATCGTCGATGTTTTTCTCAACGACAAGCAAGTTCGAGTCAATTCGTTGGACAATGATGGGAGAAATGCGCTTTACTACGCCGAATACAACCAGCACGGACTAACCAAAGAGATTGTCAATCGTTTGAAGGAAAACGGCatcgctgaaaaaaaaaggtctacTAGCAACAATGCTCCTCCACTTGAAGTTGGGATTCAGGAATATTCCAATCCAGAATTGGATAAATTTCTTACTCATGGAAAAGTGGAGAGCAAAAATGGCGgcaaacgcaaaaaaaaactatctgATCCACTTCATACGGCAACACAGCAATCCTGTAAGAGTACGCATATCCTATTAGGCAAATCTGTCAAttcatataaaaaacaaataaaaaaaacattaaacattttctttgtaagCGTTCTggcaacattttgttttgcctACATGAACAAATCAGAAATTGTACGTCTCATTGCAACGTTATCACCCAACACGTTTATTGCCATTTTTGAAGACCAGTCAAAGCAGTTAGTCTTTAAAACGAATGCAAACCAACGCTCAAGTTGGTCGGATTACCTTTTCAAGACCAAACCATACAACGGATTCTCTGATAATTCATATTCAATGACCATCAAAGATGAATTAAATAGTGACGATAGAGCGTCAAAAATGATCGGCGAATGGCTGAGCTATTTTTATGATCATACCATCACCATCATTGAATGGCTATTAACACAAGAATGTGGCTTGCTTGTGTTGTGCGTTGCAGTGTGTTTTGTAATGTTTCAATggcaatttaatttcaatggCAAAGGTTTGTTTGGTGGAAAGTACAAGAAAATGTGGCTCTTCGTGCCCGAAGCTGATAAAAAACCTAAAGAGAAACACGAAATATCGGAAGCAGCGCTCTTTCGATTTTTACTCAACGAAGAAACTTTGCAACAATTCGGTGAAGCTGAAATACCCGAAATGCTGGGAATTTTAAAAGACATAGAcaagaattcaaaaatcacTCAAGTCGAAACCCACCAAAGCAGCATGGGCCCAGCGACAGATTTTCTGCAGGCATTTCACGTGTTCATCGTCTTCAAAACGACAAGTGAAATAGACGGAGAGTATTGGTACTCTTTAGAAAAGAACACGAAACACATCGTCTTGCAACAATCGCGCAACAAAGAAGACGTCAAGGACAAGTTGGAAGGCGAACCACGAAAACGAGTGAAACTCATTCGAGAAGATTTGGAAGGAAAAGGTTCAATCAAGGATCTGTTTGCAATACTTTTGAAGCATGAAGTCATTCAAGAACTCTACAATGTCGCGGGATCCAACTGTCAGTCCTTTGTCTCTTTCACCAGCAAACAAATGACTGCTGAAAAGGGATACAAGTACAAGGGTTACAAATACCTCGCATCTTATGAAAGGACATGCAATAACCAATACACCCAAAATTTGCAACTCATAAATTCCTTAACGGGTGTGACCGGGTGGCCccctttattcattttcgtttatttgGAAAACACTTATGGTTTTGATAAAGTGATGAGGAATGGCAAGTACGACATCAACGCCCTCCACGGGGGAATCACTCCGCTCCAATTTGCGATTAGGTTGGATAAAACCAACATGGTCAAACATCTTCTAAAAGATCCAATCAATGCCGATCCAACAACGCGCGACAGTAAATTCGGGTGGAATGCACTTCACGTGGCAGTAACGTACACATTGAAAACAGAGATCATTGATTTGCTATTAGCTCATCCCAAAGTCAACGTTGACGATGTAGACGGAGATGGACTAGCGGCTCTACATCGGGCCGCTTTGGTTTCCAACGTCATCGctgttaaaaaattattagaaaaagGAGCCAATCCCAACATTGGCGACAAATGGGGTTATTCTCCTCTTCATGTAGCAGCTTCTTTCGGAAAGAGAACAGAGATCATCGATCTAATCCTTCAAGCTCAAAATCACGTTGACGACGACAAAGCTCCAGATGGATCAACTGCACTTCATTACGCCGCCATGGAATCCAATGAAATCACAGCTGAGCATTTGATCGAAAAGGGCGCTGATCTCTATTGCCGAAACAATAATGGCGATACTCCACTTCACGTGGCTGTAGCCGGTGCAAAGGACATGCAAATCATCGACTTTTTCTtacgaaaaatgaaagataaaGACATGTTGTACCAGTACATTAAAGCTGGCAAACTTTTATATCACGCCTACAGCAACAAGAACTTACTAGGAGCGGAAATTGCTGCTCGGTTGAAGGCAATCGATAGGATACAAAAACCTCAAAGTTGGGCTGACAAAATACTTGAGGTAGGCCTACTCCGACGCCGTGTCTTCGCGAAGTGCGTCAAGCTTTTACTTGAGTTCTTCAAGGAAAAGGAAGTCACAAATTCTTCCTCTTGTTTTACGCCACTGGATCGCCTCCAAATAGAAAACGCAAAGAATGACcaagaaattgatgaaaatctgaaagaaggaaaattcGACATCAACAGCCGCGATCAAAATGGAGACACTCCTCTTTTTTGGGCAATACGCGCAAACAAAGTGGAAAAGGTTAAAATTTTGCTGGAAAGAGGTGCCGATCCTACCAAACTGAACAACGAAGGCCTCACTCCGTTTCAAGTGGCAGTGACACAAAATAAACACTCGGAGATTCTAGACTTACTTCTGGAAGACGAAGATGTTGACATCAATGACGGTGGCATATCTGGATACACTCTTCTTCATTGGGCAATGGCAACATCCAACGTGACTGTCGTTGACTTCCTGTTATCAAGAGGAGCGAACCCCAACGTCGCTGGCCAAAATGGAGCCACTCCGCTTCATATGGCGGCCTATTGTGCAGACAAAACCGACGTTCTCGACCTGATCCTGAAAACGAAACAAGTCGACATCAACCGTcgtgacaaaaatggccaaactGCTCTTCATTATGCAGTTAGAGGATACAGAGTGGATAATGTTGGCTACTTGCTGGAAAACGGAGCCAATCCCGCCATTCGCGACGAGAATGGCTACACTCCTGTTCATCTGGTAGCAGCGGCAGTCAATAAAGACTCGGCTATTCTCGACTTATTTCggtcaaatggaaaaaaaactgagatTGATGAAAGGGACAACGCAGAAGACTTGGGCATCGTAGAACTACCGCCGAGTCAGAAAGACGCGGCCAATGTCGACTCCTTGGACAACAGTGGAGTACAGCAACATATCCAGGGGCAAAGTGAAGAAATGTCCAGTCCTTTGCAAGACGCCACGCAA ATCGGCAAACCCTGCGACGAATCCAAGTTGAAATCCCCTTAG